One stretch of Bacteroidota bacterium DNA includes these proteins:
- a CDS encoding ATP-binding protein → MNRTEHHLVAFVIFLSLVTLPSIIVPSQLRVPQQFRTIQSAINASAIGDTVLVNDGRYYENIRISKNITVASHFILYNDTSHISSTIIDGSKPRNILKASVVTIMGKTDTTCTLIGFTICGGTGTYIYNDSLKREEILGGGVYIENAGMRIAHNIITKNTLSTSMIHTNFNVGIPLPNQSSIVKLKNNLSAGAGIEARDSSGGKNVPPYIIIDNNSIIGNISSGNWAAAGGIDIAQPGSIRNNVIIGNQVKSQNRGWGGGIFSETSAKYDVIVEGNYFSRNVAGIGGALLIGTRTARHGRTIVSNNIMTRNEAFEVGGAVNVGEESYAVFINNTIVRNKAMSSGGGINITSGSQVTLVNNILWNNSIDQVSLWGNVQSITNLIEGGLPGWNNIDRNPEFLPNDSLFRLSPKSPCIGTGVNSLRLSDKLFPFPQRDQTGALHAVPAGNAPDIGAVESHFEVSPASEELLQLRKGASDAFVKLTIIIQQISPTEHSSTSQEILQAGRMSTTVIVNDSIRSMYDESSANHSFTLNPGKNLLQVEIVGKSRDSITGLSIYFWLEGSDPQVTILYRRWGSIYHYYSDLRPGTYRLVIQPQDEEHILGHTNRFSFDITVLPYWYQRWWAFALYTFGIIGITFGLFRIRLQRVMLEQKLLAEHIQTEKQTELNAMKSRFLANVSHELRTPLSLILGPIDYLQTKKMDKEIHVQLGIIQRNADRLLRLIELLLQYSRMESGTIKLRVAQEDVVSLLRRCTGYFSSPAAKKQIEIRFIPSQENMTVFIDAEKIEHILQNCLSNAIKFTPLDGTIEVQVWKEDPDVVFSVKDNGSGIAPEHLSHVFERFYRADATHKTEGTGIGLSLSKELAEIHHGSMQIESKLGEGTTVTVRIPLSGYTDSEFSSELRNISIPQEPPPVSSFIDTEESPVDAEELPVILIAEDNEDARTFIRTQLENHYTILEAEDGEDALSKTKFQIPDLVITDVMMPKKDGRELCKELKQDERTSHIPVILLTALAEKEDKIKGLNIGADDYLVKPFDAQELLTRVRNLLENRKKLRETFGRTVPLKPGEISVASLDDLFLNKVLAIITAHITEPEFGVERFAREIFMSRSQLHRKLKAITNLGPSDFIRYIRLQRAKELLEKNAGNVAVIADSVGFTNHSYFAKCFQEQFGLLPNEIRHP, encoded by the coding sequence ATGAATCGAACAGAACATCATCTGGTGGCATTCGTAATATTCTTGTCGCTGGTAACACTTCCTTCCATTATTGTTCCTTCCCAACTTCGTGTTCCTCAACAATTTCGGACAATTCAATCCGCAATCAACGCTTCAGCGATTGGGGATACTGTTTTAGTCAATGATGGTCGATACTATGAAAACATCCGCATCAGCAAAAATATCACAGTGGCCAGTCATTTCATTTTGTACAATGATACATCGCACATTTCTAGTACAATTATTGATGGAAGCAAACCTCGTAATATTCTGAAGGCAAGTGTCGTCACCATCATGGGAAAAACAGATACAACATGCACACTTATTGGATTCACTATTTGCGGCGGAACAGGAACATACATTTACAATGATTCACTAAAAAGAGAGGAGATTCTTGGCGGCGGTGTGTATATCGAAAACGCCGGTATGCGGATCGCACACAACATCATTACGAAAAACACTTTGTCCACAAGTATGATTCACACAAATTTCAATGTAGGTATTCCACTCCCCAATCAGTCGAGTATTGTTAAACTCAAGAATAATCTCTCCGCTGGAGCCGGCATCGAAGCCCGTGACTCTTCCGGCGGAAAAAATGTTCCTCCCTATATCATCATCGACAACAATTCGATAATTGGAAACATCTCCTCAGGAAACTGGGCTGCGGCTGGTGGAATCGATATCGCTCAACCGGGGAGTATTCGAAATAACGTTATTATCGGCAATCAGGTAAAATCTCAAAACCGCGGTTGGGGCGGAGGAATATTTTCTGAAACAAGTGCTAAGTACGATGTCATAGTGGAGGGGAATTATTTTTCACGCAATGTTGCCGGTATAGGGGGAGCCCTGCTTATTGGAACAAGAACTGCACGGCATGGAAGAACAATCGTTTCGAACAATATCATGACGAGGAATGAAGCATTCGAGGTTGGTGGGGCGGTTAATGTCGGAGAGGAATCATACGCGGTCTTCATCAACAATACCATTGTCAGAAATAAAGCGATGTCCAGCGGAGGAGGAATCAATATCACCTCCGGCTCCCAAGTTACTCTTGTGAACAATATCTTGTGGAACAATAGCATCGATCAAGTATCGTTATGGGGAAATGTTCAATCGATTACCAATCTGATTGAGGGAGGATTGCCGGGATGGAACAATATCGACCGCAATCCTGAATTCCTTCCGAATGATTCACTCTTCCGTCTTTCTCCAAAGAGTCCATGTATTGGAACGGGAGTCAATTCTCTTCGTCTTTCTGATAAACTTTTTCCGTTTCCACAGAGAGATCAAACCGGTGCTCTGCATGCTGTTCCCGCAGGCAACGCACCTGATATTGGTGCTGTAGAATCTCACTTTGAAGTCAGTCCGGCTTCTGAGGAGTTGCTACAATTGCGAAAAGGGGCTTCCGATGCTTTTGTTAAACTGACGATTATCATACAACAGATCTCCCCCACTGAGCATAGTTCTACTAGTCAGGAGATACTTCAAGCCGGCCGAATGTCCACAACTGTTATTGTGAACGATTCAATACGTTCAATGTATGATGAGTCATCAGCAAATCATTCATTCACACTCAACCCTGGCAAGAATCTTCTTCAAGTTGAAATAGTCGGCAAGTCGAGAGATTCAATAACCGGTCTCAGCATATACTTTTGGCTCGAAGGATCTGATCCCCAAGTTACAATCCTCTATAGACGTTGGGGATCGATATATCATTACTACTCCGACCTTCGGCCAGGGACGTACCGATTGGTAATTCAGCCTCAGGATGAAGAGCATATTTTAGGACACACGAATAGGTTTTCCTTCGATATCACCGTCCTGCCGTATTGGTATCAACGATGGTGGGCGTTCGCTTTATACACATTTGGTATAATAGGAATAACATTTGGTTTATTTCGAATCCGGCTTCAACGTGTTATGCTCGAACAAAAGTTACTGGCTGAACATATACAGACCGAGAAACAGACCGAATTGAATGCAATGAAATCCCGTTTTCTTGCCAATGTCTCACACGAACTCCGTACACCGCTGTCGCTTATCTTAGGTCCGATTGACTATTTGCAAACCAAAAAAATGGACAAAGAGATTCATGTGCAGCTCGGTATCATACAACGCAATGCCGATCGATTACTGCGGCTTATTGAATTGTTATTGCAATATTCGCGGATGGAATCGGGTACGATCAAACTTCGCGTTGCGCAGGAAGATGTTGTTTCTCTTCTTCGTCGATGCACAGGATACTTTTCAAGTCCGGCAGCAAAGAAACAGATTGAAATAAGATTCATACCCTCGCAAGAAAACATGACAGTGTTCATTGATGCTGAGAAGATTGAACACATATTGCAGAACTGTCTCTCTAACGCCATTAAATTCACTCCACTGGACGGGACTATTGAAGTTCAGGTGTGGAAGGAAGATCCAGATGTTGTTTTTTCTGTGAAGGACAACGGTTCAGGCATCGCACCGGAACATTTATCGCATGTTTTTGAACGCTTTTATCGCGCAGATGCAACCCACAAAACAGAAGGAACTGGAATCGGCCTTTCCCTTTCAAAAGAACTTGCTGAAATCCATCATGGATCGATGCAAATTGAAAGTAAATTAGGTGAAGGGACTACCGTGACGGTGCGCATTCCCTTGTCAGGATATACCGATTCAGAATTTTCATCAGAACTTAGAAATATTTCAATACCACAAGAACCTCCACCTGTTTCATCATTCATTGATACTGAAGAATCACCCGTTGATGCCGAAGAGCTACCCGTGATATTGATCGCCGAAGATAATGAGGATGCCCGTACGTTCATCCGCACACAACTGGAAAATCATTACACCATTCTCGAAGCTGAAGACGGTGAGGATGCACTCAGCAAAACAAAATTCCAGATCCCCGATCTCGTCATCACCGATGTGATGATGCCGAAGAAGGATGGACGGGAGCTTTGCAAGGAATTGAAACAGGATGAACGTACAAGCCATATTCCGGTTATTCTTCTTACAGCATTAGCAGAAAAAGAGGATAAGATCAAAGGTCTCAATATCGGTGCTGATGATTATCTGGTAAAGCCGTTTGATGCACAAGAATTGCTCACGCGCGTACGAAATCTTTTGGAGAACAGGAAAAAACTGAGAGAAACATTTGGCAGAACTGTTCCCTTAAAACCAGGTGAAATATCCGTTGCATCACTTGATGATCTGTTTTTAAACAAGGTACTCGCAATTATTACCGCACATATCACGGAACCGGAATTTGGAGTGGAGAGATTTGCTCGTGAGATATTCATGAGCAGGTCACAACTTCATCGAAAGCTTAAAGCAATCACGAATCTTGGTCCAAGCGATTTCATCCGATACATCCGTCTGCAGCGGGCAAAGGAACTTCTCGAAAAGAATGCCGGCAATGTTGCAGTAATTGCAGATTCCGTCGGATTTACAAATCACTCCTATTTTGCCAAATGTTTTCAAGAACAGTTTGGCCTTCTCCCCAACGAAATACGACACCCGTAG
- a CDS encoding SBBP repeat-containing protein, giving the protein MRLLLQCITVTVFVSQFLFGQDVSNKNVLRPNNDFMRSHVHKKLLEQSHNLSPRYQRSISKTFTGVDTAWVRYYGSGLLPASQSTAGIAVDGFGNTYVIGTCENGLNGFDYCTIKFDSSGKELWVRHYNGSENSSDYAASLVVDKAGDVYVTGTSEGLSNDYATIKYNANGEIAWVRRYGGLGNYDDGAAFITGDESGNVYVSGKINGDYATIKYNTNGDTVWVRRYEGPGNSDDSAYLIAVDGSGNVLVGGTSYLSGVYNFILIKYNANGETVWTRSSNTPGNSFDLPASLAFDDSGNVYATAESYCSGLSVDYVTIKYNTNGDTIWARRYNGPGNSNDEPSSLTVDGKRNVYVTGIRAINYAMGEFTTIKYDPNGDTLWMRRYQYYWPNSSFTRAPSLSVDGNGNVCVTGSSLSASNDDEYTIIQYDSAGVKTWVQHSKGSLTSHAVDGDGNVFVTGYIYSTSQFTTIKYNTKGASIWQNLFYGPGLSSDRASSLAVDEVGNVYVTGSSYNASGTSDYATVKYNKNGEIQWAKRYNGPVDSTDDATSIAVDGSGNVYVTGMSTGSGSYADFVTIKYNANGDTVWVRRYNGPDNGIDNAISLAIDGNGYVYVTGSSSGDNATIKYNSIGDTFWIRRYPGIEAKSLAIDGRGNVYVAGNCSETGGYYDYITIKYNENGDTVWVRRYDGPGNSADWMTTLLVDANENVYVTGASGIWPNYDYATIKYNSNGDSLWVRRYNGTGDNYDSPSSLAIDNSGNVYVTGESDGSEPYYSDYATIKYNPNGDTVWVRRYNRPEEHLDAAAKSITVDVHGNVYVTGETDIARGLYGRINGGDCTTIKYNNAGNEEWTTTYFDRIRNTPVGIQVDAIGNIYIAGTKTYSDDWNYQNFYSILKYTQTPTSVKIVSSVIPSKFTLQQNYPNPFNPSTVISYQLPVNSKVTLEIYDVLGREVATLVNEEQSAGWKEVRWNASKVSSGIYFYKIQAGNYVEVKKMLVVK; this is encoded by the coding sequence ATGAGACTCCTGTTGCAATGTATCACAGTCACGGTTTTTGTTTCTCAGTTTCTTTTTGGCCAAGATGTATCGAACAAGAATGTGCTACGGCCAAATAATGATTTCATGCGTTCGCACGTACACAAAAAGCTGTTGGAACAATCTCATAATCTTTCACCACGATATCAAAGGTCTATTTCCAAAACCTTTACCGGTGTTGATACCGCCTGGGTGAGGTATTATGGTTCCGGTTTGCTTCCCGCAAGTCAAAGTACGGCTGGCATTGCGGTTGACGGTTTTGGCAATACCTATGTCATTGGTACGTGCGAAAACGGCCTGAACGGATTTGATTATTGTACGATCAAGTTTGATTCATCGGGGAAAGAACTCTGGGTACGGCATTACAATGGATCGGAAAACAGTTCAGACTATGCTGCTTCACTTGTTGTGGACAAAGCCGGCGATGTGTACGTTACTGGAACGAGTGAAGGTCTATCAAATGATTACGCAACGATCAAATATAATGCAAATGGAGAGATTGCATGGGTACGAAGATATGGTGGACTGGGAAATTATGATGACGGTGCCGCTTTTATAACAGGAGACGAAAGCGGGAATGTATATGTCAGCGGGAAAATCAATGGTGATTACGCCACGATCAAATATAATACAAATGGCGACACTGTCTGGGTCCGCAGGTATGAAGGGCCGGGAAATTCTGATGACAGTGCATATTTAATTGCTGTTGACGGAAGCGGGAATGTGCTTGTAGGAGGGACAAGTTATTTATCAGGTGTATATAATTTTATCTTGATCAAATACAACGCGAACGGTGAAACTGTTTGGACACGAAGTTCCAACACACCAGGAAATTCTTTTGATCTACCCGCTTCACTTGCCTTTGATGATAGTGGAAATGTATATGCAACCGCGGAAAGCTATTGTTCAGGATTATCTGTTGACTACGTTACTATCAAATACAACACCAATGGAGATACGATCTGGGCAAGACGATATAATGGACCCGGAAATAGTAACGATGAACCATCTTCACTCACTGTTGATGGAAAGAGGAATGTGTATGTAACGGGTATTAGAGCAATAAACTATGCCATGGGTGAATTCACAACGATTAAATATGACCCGAATGGTGATACATTGTGGATGAGACGGTACCAATATTATTGGCCGAATAGTTCTTTCACTAGAGCCCCCTCGCTCTCTGTTGATGGAAACGGGAATGTGTGCGTCACTGGTTCCAGTTTGAGCGCGTCAAACGACGATGAGTACACTATTATCCAATACGATTCTGCCGGCGTTAAGACTTGGGTACAGCACAGCAAAGGAAGTTTAACATCGCATGCCGTTGACGGAGACGGGAACGTATTTGTTACCGGTTATATTTATTCCACATCTCAGTTTACAACAATCAAATACAACACAAAAGGTGCATCAATTTGGCAAAATTTGTTTTATGGACCCGGACTAAGTTCTGACAGGGCATCTTCCCTTGCTGTAGACGAAGTTGGGAACGTGTATGTCACGGGTTCGAGCTACAACGCATCTGGAACTTCCGATTATGCGACTGTCAAATATAACAAGAATGGTGAAATACAATGGGCAAAACGATATAACGGACCGGTGGATAGTACTGATGATGCAACATCCATTGCCGTTGATGGAAGTGGAAATGTATATGTCACGGGAATGAGTACCGGTTCGGGTTCATATGCTGATTTCGTGACCATCAAATACAATGCAAATGGAGACACAGTATGGGTAAGGCGATATAATGGACCGGACAACGGTATTGACAATGCAATTTCATTAGCCATTGATGGTAACGGGTATGTGTATGTAACGGGTTCAAGCAGCGGAGATAATGCCACGATTAAATACAATTCAATTGGTGATACGTTCTGGATTCGTCGATACCCCGGGATTGAAGCAAAATCTCTCGCTATTGATGGTAGAGGAAATGTGTATGTTGCAGGTAATTGCAGCGAAACGGGCGGGTACTATGATTACATTACGATCAAGTATAATGAAAACGGAGATACCGTTTGGGTGAGACGGTACGATGGGCCCGGGAATAGCGCTGACTGGATGACCACCCTTCTTGTTGACGCTAACGAAAATGTGTACGTCACGGGAGCGAGCGGAATATGGCCAAATTATGATTACGCCACGATCAAGTACAACTCCAATGGAGATTCTCTTTGGGTGAGGCGATATAATGGAACCGGAGATAATTATGATTCACCATCGTCTCTTGCCATAGACAACAGCGGCAATGTGTATGTTACGGGTGAAAGTGATGGATCTGAACCTTACTATTCTGACTACGCCACGATTAAATATAATCCGAATGGTGATACCGTCTGGGTGCGAAGATATAATCGGCCCGAGGAACACTTAGACGCTGCTGCAAAATCCATTACGGTTGATGTTCATGGGAATGTGTACGTTACAGGTGAAACTGACATTGCTAGAGGCTTGTATGGCAGGATCAACGGAGGCGACTGCACGACAATAAAATATAATAATGCTGGCAACGAGGAATGGACAACAACGTACTTTGATAGGATAAGAAATACACCCGTTGGAATTCAAGTGGATGCTATTGGCAATATCTATATCGCCGGTACCAAAACATATAGCGACGATTGGAATTACCAAAACTTCTATTCAATTCTCAAATATACTCAAACACCAACATCGGTGAAAATTGTTTCGTCTGTAATTCCATCGAAATTCACACTTCAACAAAACTACCCTAATCCGTTTAACCCGAGCACGGTAATCAGTTATCAGTTACCAGTCAACAGTAAGGTGACGCTGGAGATTTACGATGTGTTAGGACGCGAAGTGGCGACGCTGGTGAACGAAGAACAATCTGCGGGATGGAAGGAAGTGCGATGGAACGCGAGCAAGGTTTCGAGCGGAATTTATTTTTACAAGATACAAGCGGGTAATTATGTCGAGGTAAAGAAGATGCTGGTCGTTAAATAG
- a CDS encoding T9SS type A sorting domain-containing protein produces MKKYLLLIFLALQSLSAQWVEMTGPFGPFINCLASSPNGHGGSIIFAIASPLYNEKNNGIYFSTNNGQNWTATNSDLKVKVISSLAVSSNRAGSMTVFAGTDSGIFLSTDTGASWTAVNVGLPSQSSISFLAVTPDTGNTGSASIFAGSPENGIFRSTNNGASWTAVNSGLIDFNITSLAVGSASADSDTHLYAVSYEKGIFHSTDKGASWTAINNGLPKSSFDSTIIRISSIAVSGDNLLAGLYPNSGGIYISTNHGSSWTAVDSEMQKLYFNCFSAGCSNVLAVGLNNFIPEKEGNYFSTNNGKSWTHLNDKLKRSIFSLVSVPHEIHGTALYAGTRFGVFLSVNNGANWAPVNSGLPANTIVNSLLISPDGSGGTTLFTGANCINGDYGGLLSTSDHGNNWTQTLDNLDVLSLAIDPNTADSSVMFAGCAGRAKFGDRTAKGIFRSTDRGNSWTSIGLTEDFIGSIAFCGSSIFTGSFWGADSWGSRGVFRSTDNGSSWISLNSGLPATPNDYHTLEVRAFGVIGTKIFACVNGRVFLLANNDTIWSPANTPFSNFSSMTTISTNLFAGTDDGIYFSSDSGATWMAINSGLTNKAVKSLTVSNGNIFAKTSEGGIFLSTNNGTFWIPINTDLSQSDISAMAVSNTHIYVGTNASIWQRPLSDVVASFTKQRNILPCVFSLQQNYPNPFNPTTVISYQLPVISKVTLKIYDVLGREVATLVNEEQSAGTKEVQWNASGFASGMYLVRMQANNFVETKKILLMK; encoded by the coding sequence ATGAAAAAATATTTACTACTGATCTTTTTAGCGCTCCAAAGCCTTAGCGCTCAGTGGGTAGAAATGACCGGACCCTTTGGGCCTTTTATTAATTGTCTGGCTTCAAGTCCGAATGGACACGGCGGTTCAATTATTTTCGCCATAGCAAGTCCTCTCTATAATGAAAAAAATAACGGCATTTATTTTTCCACAAATAACGGTCAAAACTGGACCGCGACCAATTCCGACTTGAAGGTTAAAGTGATCAGTTCTCTGGCAGTTAGTTCAAACAGGGCTGGCTCCATGACTGTCTTTGCAGGAACAGATTCGGGTATTTTCCTTTCGACGGATACGGGTGCAAGTTGGACTGCAGTCAATGTCGGTTTACCGTCTCAGTCATCTATATCCTTTCTTGCTGTCACCCCCGATACTGGCAATACAGGTAGTGCCAGCATCTTTGCCGGATCCCCGGAAAACGGGATTTTCCGTTCTACCAACAACGGCGCAAGTTGGACTGCGGTAAATTCTGGCTTGATTGACTTCAATATCACTTCGCTTGCTGTCGGTTCGGCTTCAGCTGACAGCGATACGCATCTCTATGCAGTATCTTATGAAAAGGGAATTTTCCATTCTACCGATAAGGGCGCATCTTGGACCGCGATAAATAATGGTTTACCAAAGTCTTCTTTTGATTCAACGATAATTCGGATTTCATCTATTGCTGTCAGTGGTGATAATCTGCTCGCAGGACTATATCCAAATTCTGGCGGGATTTATATTTCAACTAATCATGGTTCCAGTTGGACTGCTGTTGATTCAGAAATGCAAAAACTTTATTTCAACTGTTTTTCCGCGGGTTGCTCAAATGTTTTAGCAGTCGGACTCAATAATTTCATCCCCGAAAAAGAAGGCAATTATTTTTCTACGAACAATGGTAAAAGTTGGACACATTTGAATGATAAACTAAAGCGTAGCATTTTTTCTCTCGTTTCAGTACCCCATGAGATCCATGGAACTGCTCTCTATGCTGGAACCCGATTTGGTGTTTTTCTGTCCGTCAATAATGGCGCCAATTGGGCGCCGGTAAATTCTGGTCTACCGGCAAACACCATTGTGAATTCTCTTCTAATTTCCCCCGATGGTTCAGGAGGTACCACATTGTTTACGGGAGCAAATTGTATTAATGGTGATTACGGCGGTTTACTCTCAACTTCTGATCATGGCAATAATTGGACACAGACTCTCGACAATCTAGACGTCTTGTCACTCGCCATTGATCCCAATACTGCAGATTCTTCTGTAATGTTTGCTGGCTGCGCCGGTCGAGCAAAATTTGGGGATCGTACGGCAAAAGGCATATTTCGTTCCACTGATCGTGGAAATAGTTGGACGTCGATTGGCTTGACGGAAGATTTTATTGGATCAATTGCTTTTTGTGGAAGCAGCATTTTCACAGGCTCGTTTTGGGGAGCTGATAGTTGGGGCTCACGGGGGGTTTTTCGATCTACCGATAATGGGTCAAGTTGGATTTCGCTCAATTCAGGTCTGCCAGCAACGCCTAACGACTACCACACTCTTGAAGTTCGAGCCTTTGGTGTTATCGGAACCAAAATCTTTGCCTGTGTTAATGGAAGAGTTTTTCTTTTAGCCAATAATGATACGATTTGGTCTCCTGCTAATACACCTTTTTCGAATTTCTCAAGCATGACTACAATAAGTACGAATCTTTTTGCCGGGACTGACGATGGTATTTATTTTTCTTCTGACAGCGGAGCGACGTGGATGGCAATAAATTCAGGTCTAACAAATAAAGCAGTCAAGTCTCTCACAGTAAGTAACGGCAACATTTTTGCGAAAACCTCTGAGGGTGGTATCTTTCTCTCCACCAATAATGGCACATTTTGGATTCCTATCAATACCGATTTGAGTCAATCAGATATTTCAGCAATGGCAGTAAGCAATACGCATATCTACGTTGGTACAAATGCAAGTATCTGGCAGCGGCCATTGTCTGATGTTGTAGCATCTTTCACCAAACAAAGAAATATTTTACCATGCGTATTCTCATTGCAACAAAACTACCCCAACCCGTTCAATCCAACGACAGTGATCAGTTATCAGTTACCAGTTATCAGTAAGGTGACACTGAAGATTTACGATGTGCTGGGGCGTGAAGTCGCCACGCTTGTGAACGAAGAACAATCTGCGGGCACAAAAGAGGTGCAATGGAATGCCAGCGGTTTTGCGAGTGGAATGTATTTGGTGAGAATGCAGGCAAATAATTTTGTGGAAACAAAAAAGATATTATTGATGAAATGA
- a CDS encoding T9SS type A sorting domain-containing protein, with the protein MKTLLQIFSFLFFVSLMFAQEENYDQFRRDRHNQYRSQIDRRKALNQKETNRSSNNMPQQLEQNSKPTHKIFGSGVDTAWVRHCGWNDFSLTDEPVAVVVDGSGNVIVAGNNGMNGTGPGGPPLDFMIIKYNQNGDLLWARYRLGSNINRKDALATDPMGNVYVALGSEGIVSGVGCRSVSKYITVIKYAANGDTVWVRRYNGIANQYDSPSSLVIGGNGNILVTGTSRGLNNLYSYATVKYKANGDEEWVRRYNGANGNYVHAVSLTSDVNENVFVTGISGGDIQTIKYTANGDSVWGKLYDSKTSTDVARSIALDGGGNVYISGHNEVGPSSPATIKYNSSGDMLWQKQYGPPDHYWESVRTVDKNGNAYCIGHIDDTSYAVVKYNSFGDTMWLKRYSECDPTSIAVDGNQDVYVAGNIIGSVGYSTAKLDPQGDTLWVKRYFGQTDIDGRVSALTVDVAGNVYVTGWCATPSTNSDFVTIKYNPQGDILWVRRYHSPGESVDRAFAYALAVDAGGNVYVTGNSTGLAYTISRLVTIKYNQNGETIWAKRFNGIGNSYDYPQDLAVDGIGNVYATGTNYSNDPFQAPSTYLVIKYNSLGDTLWVRRYSSPETNNNVLYSLCLDAVGNVYVTGSSGNEIATVKYSASGMEEWVARFSDGEGSYDTPCGVKVDGAGNVFVGGTSSSGVFRSMYTIIKYRQTPNAIGKDNTILPMRFALEQNFPNPFNPTTTIRYSLPSFAHVRLTVYNMLGQVVSELVNEEQSAGWKEVQWNASSVSSGIYFYKLSVGSFVETKKMMMVK; encoded by the coding sequence CGGCGTGGATACGGCGTGGGTAAGACATTGTGGGTGGAATGACTTTTCTTTAACGGACGAACCTGTTGCTGTTGTTGTTGACGGGTCTGGTAATGTCATTGTAGCAGGAAACAACGGAATGAATGGGACAGGTCCTGGAGGCCCACCACTTGACTTTATGATAATTAAATACAACCAGAATGGTGATTTGTTATGGGCAAGATATCGTCTAGGTTCAAACATTAATAGAAAAGATGCGCTTGCAACTGACCCAATGGGAAATGTGTATGTTGCACTCGGTAGTGAGGGCATAGTGAGTGGAGTAGGCTGCCGCTCTGTATCGAAATATATAACGGTGATAAAATATGCAGCAAATGGAGATACTGTGTGGGTGCGGCGCTACAATGGTATTGCAAATCAATATGATTCACCCTCATCTCTCGTTATTGGTGGAAACGGGAATATTCTTGTAACCGGTACTAGTCGAGGTTTGAATAATCTCTACAGTTATGCCACTGTTAAGTACAAAGCGAATGGCGATGAAGAGTGGGTACGAAGATATAACGGAGCGAATGGCAATTATGTTCACGCTGTTTCTTTAACCTCAGATGTCAACGAAAATGTATTTGTAACAGGAATTAGTGGTGGAGATATTCAAACAATTAAATATACGGCAAATGGCGATTCTGTATGGGGTAAACTGTATGATAGCAAGACTTCTACTGATGTCGCACGTTCAATTGCATTAGATGGTGGCGGTAATGTGTATATCTCGGGTCATAATGAAGTAGGTCCCAGCAGCCCTGCCACAATCAAATACAACTCTTCCGGTGATATGCTTTGGCAAAAGCAATATGGACCACCAGACCACTATTGGGAATCAGTCCGTACCGTTGATAAAAACGGCAATGCATATTGTATAGGTCATATTGACGATACTTCATATGCTGTCGTCAAATATAATTCGTTCGGCGATACGATGTGGTTAAAGCGATATTCCGAATGTGATCCGACCTCTATTGCTGTTGATGGAAATCAAGACGTTTATGTCGCCGGCAATATCATTGGATCTGTTGGTTATTCTACTGCAAAACTAGATCCACAGGGTGATACGCTGTGGGTGAAACGTTACTTTGGACAGACTGATATTGATGGTCGTGTATCAGCTCTTACTGTTGATGTGGCCGGTAATGTTTATGTAACAGGCTGGTGTGCTACACCGAGTACCAATTCTGACTTCGTTACAATCAAATATAATCCACAAGGTGATATACTCTGGGTTCGACGTTACCACAGTCCGGGTGAGAGTGTGGATAGAGCATTTGCATATGCTCTTGCCGTTGATGCCGGCGGTAATGTTTATGTTACGGGAAATAGCACTGGATTAGCCTACACCATTTCCCGTTTAGTAACGATTAAATACAACCAAAATGGAGAAACGATTTGGGCGAAACGTTTCAATGGTATAGGGAATTCTTATGACTATCCACAAGATCTTGCCGTTGATGGAATTGGAAATGTCTATGCGACTGGAACGAATTATAGTAATGATCCTTTCCAAGCACCGTCAACCTATTTAGTGATTAAATACAATTCCCTGGGAGATACGCTTTGGGTGCGGCGATATAGTAGTCCTGAGACAAATAACAATGTGTTATATTCTTTATGCCTTGATGCTGTCGGGAATGTTTACGTTACAGGGTCCAGCGGAAATGAGATAGCCACCGTAAAATATAGCGCATCTGGTATGGAAGAATGGGTGGCTCGATTTTCTGATGGGGAAGGATCATATGATACTCCTTGCGGTGTAAAGGTAGATGGTGCTGGCAACGTTTTTGTCGGAGGAACAAGTTCAAGTGGAGTTTTTCGATCGATGTACACCATTATCAAATATAGACAAACTCCCAATGCAATAGGCAAGGATAATACAATACTTCCAATGCGATTTGCGTTAGAACAAAACTTTCCCAATCCATTCAATCCGACAACAACAATTCGGTACTCACTCCCCTCCTTCGCTCATGTGAGACTCACTGTCTATAATATGCTCGGACAAGTGGTGAGCGAGTTGGTGAACGAAGAACAATCCGCAGGATGGAAGGAAGTGCAGTGGAACGCAAGCAGCGTGTCGTCGGGGATTTATTTTTACAAATTGTCAGTAGGGAGTTTTGTTGAAACGAAAAAAATGATGATGGTGAAATAA